One Spirochaetota bacterium DNA window includes the following coding sequences:
- a CDS encoding sulfatase-like hydrolase/transferase: MANRRRKVNMGTAKRPNILVVMTDHQRGDTALPEHPARTPHLDALAKDGIIFTETYCPSPHCCPARATFFTGLYPTSHGVWNNICNDQALSRTIRPGTKVFSEDLAANGYKLHYAGKWHVSVETSPKDHGFTEHFVTGTKGEHHGQRWDQFRNALPSDVKKTAADGSIKRPGYVDFRLYGTREEQHHDEKTHAAALNALSDLKGEHDPWMLYVSYIGPHDPYMVPKKYLDRYRLDDIPLPPNYSDRMRDKPRVYQRMRDQVFGQLSETEVREGIRHFWAYCSYLDDLFGELMSALDATGQADDTLVIYTSDHGDYCGEHGLFAKGIPNFKGAYHVPATMRWKNGIKKPGRRVDSFISLADFAPTFLDLAGVRTNRYFSGTSITPFFRGETPDDWRDDIHFQCNGVELYYTQRAVKTKQFKYTFNGFDFDELYDLVKDPHETVNVSDDAAYADIKRDMCRRMWQFGKKENDGATNPYITVGLAPYGPGIAFER, from the coding sequence ATGGCGAATCGCCGAAGGAAAGTGAACATGGGCACAGCAAAGCGTCCGAACATACTCGTCGTCATGACCGATCATCAGCGCGGAGACACCGCCCTCCCCGAGCATCCGGCGCGAACACCGCATCTGGATGCGCTCGCGAAGGACGGCATCATTTTCACCGAGACCTATTGCCCGAGCCCGCATTGCTGCCCCGCGCGAGCCACATTCTTCACGGGACTTTATCCGACCTCGCATGGTGTGTGGAACAATATCTGCAATGACCAGGCGCTCTCGCGAACGATACGCCCCGGTACGAAGGTTTTCAGCGAAGACCTTGCCGCCAATGGGTATAAGCTCCACTATGCGGGCAAATGGCATGTGTCAGTGGAAACATCGCCCAAGGATCACGGCTTCACGGAGCACTTCGTTACCGGCACCAAAGGGGAGCATCATGGCCAGCGATGGGACCAGTTCAGGAACGCGCTCCCGAGCGATGTGAAGAAAACTGCAGCGGACGGCTCGATCAAACGTCCGGGATATGTCGATTTTCGTCTCTACGGCACCCGAGAAGAACAGCATCACGATGAGAAAACGCACGCCGCTGCGCTCAATGCCCTTTCTGATCTCAAGGGTGAACACGATCCTTGGATGCTGTACGTAAGCTACATCGGCCCGCACGATCCCTACATGGTGCCGAAGAAGTATCTCGACAGATACAGGCTGGACGACATACCGCTCCCGCCGAATTACAGCGACCGCATGCGCGATAAGCCGCGGGTGTATCAGCGTATGCGGGATCAAGTCTTCGGTCAATTATCGGAGACCGAGGTGCGCGAAGGCATACGTCATTTCTGGGCATACTGCTCGTATCTCGATGATCTCTTCGGCGAACTAATGAGCGCGCTCGATGCAACAGGCCAGGCCGACGATACGCTTGTCATTTACACATCCGACCACGGCGATTATTGCGGCGAGCACGGACTTTTCGCAAAAGGCATCCCCAATTTCAAGGGTGCCTATCACGTGCCCGCGACCATGCGCTGGAAAAACGGGATCAAGAAACCCGGACGCCGCGTCGATTCATTCATCTCCCTTGCGGACTTCGCGCCGACATTCCTCGACCTTGCCGGTGTAAGAACCAATCGCTACTTTTCCGGCACATCGATAACGCCGTTCTTCCGAGGCGAAACCCCGGACGACTGGCGCGATGATATCCATTTTCAATGCAACGGCGTGGAACTCTACTACACACAGCGCGCGGTGAAAACAAAACAGTTCAAATATACGTTCAACGGCTTCGACTTCGACGAACTGTACGATCTTGTAAAAGATCCGCATGAGACGGTGAATGTTTCGGATGATGCCGCCTATGCGGATATCAAGCGGGACATGTGCAGGCGCATGTGGCAATTCGGAAAAAAAGAGAATGACGGCGCCACCAATCCGTATATCACCGTCGGGCTTGCGCCGTACGGACCGGGTATAGCGTTCGAGCGCTGA
- a CDS encoding 4Fe-4S binding protein yields the protein MGSITIDPERCKGCELCVPECKQTHIAMSTAYNKKGYRFAEFKTDNCNACKLCAIACPEIAIEVMK from the coding sequence ATGGGCAGTATCACAATAGATCCTGAACGATGCAAGGGCTGCGAGCTCTGCGTTCCGGAATGCAAACAGACGCATATAGCGATGAGCACGGCATATAATAAAAAGGGCTACCGCTTCGCTGAATTCAAGACGGATAATTGTAATGCATGCAAGCTCTGCGCGATCGCCTGCCCCGAGATCGCGATCGAAGTAATGAAATAA
- a CDS encoding DUF4160 domain-containing protein, whose product MPEISRFFGIIISIFYDDHNPPHFHARYGDFKAQILIDGFIVKEGELPPRALGLVIEWAALHKAELMKDWEKAKANLVPDKIEPLA is encoded by the coding sequence ATGCCAGAGATAAGCAGGTTTTTCGGAATCATCATCTCGATCTTCTATGATGACCATAATCCTCCCCATTTCCATGCGAGGTACGGCGATTTCAAAGCACAGATCCTGATCGATGGCTTTATTGTCAAGGAAGGGGAACTCCCTCCCCGGGCATTAGGTCTGGTGATAGAATGGGCGGCATTGCATAAGGCTGAACTGATGAAAGATTGGGAAAAAGCAAAAGCGAATCTTGTGCCTGACAAGATAGAACCACTCGCATAG
- a CDS encoding AraC family transcriptional regulator, translating to MDDLARFGIDLLRIGTRHSPEKKTFDEFGRRTVGHFVIAYLAAGEGRFASAGGLVPVKKGDLIICSPEQWHQYGPERGALWSEYWLTADGPLVEQFRISGIFDAQRPVIHIGTAKGIVADWERCLMLMEKNGDRAERAAAVGSLLLRIAALADRAEISDRKRALIERIVRTMRVHVRERRFDIRAHAGEFGYSYTRKLFKRYTGHAPDEYFRMIKIAAARERLIHTDEKVHAVAERFGFRDQYYFARLFRKMEGVSPRGYRNTYAR from the coding sequence ATGGACGATCTGGCACGATTCGGCATCGATCTCCTTCGGATAGGAACGCGGCACTCGCCGGAGAAGAAAACGTTCGATGAATTCGGCCGGCGTACCGTGGGGCATTTTGTCATCGCGTACCTGGCTGCCGGGGAGGGGCGATTCGCCTCGGCGGGCGGACTTGTGCCGGTGAAGAAAGGCGATCTTATCATCTGCTCACCGGAACAGTGGCATCAGTACGGTCCCGAGAGAGGGGCACTTTGGTCGGAGTACTGGCTGACGGCAGATGGTCCGCTCGTTGAGCAGTTCCGCATCAGCGGGATATTCGATGCGCAGAGACCGGTCATCCATATCGGTACGGCGAAAGGTATTGTTGCCGACTGGGAGCGATGTCTCATGCTTATGGAAAAGAACGGCGACAGGGCTGAACGTGCGGCAGCGGTCGGTTCACTCCTCCTTCGCATTGCAGCGCTTGCCGACCGTGCCGAAATAAGCGATAGAAAGCGTGCGCTCATCGAACGCATCGTACGCACCATGCGCGTGCATGTCCGCGAAAGAAGATTCGATATTCGCGCCCATGCCGGCGAATTTGGGTACTCGTATACGCGAAAGCTCTTTAAGCGCTATACCGGCCATGCCCCCGATGAATATTTCAGGATGATAAAAATAGCCGCGGCGCGGGAGCGCCTCATACATACCGATGAAAAAGTTCATGCAGTAGCGGAGCGATTCGGTTTTCGCGATCAGTATTACTTTGCGCGATTGTTCAGGAAGATGGAAGGGGTATCGCCCCGGGGATATCGGAATACCTACGCGAGATGA
- a CDS encoding DUF2442 domain-containing protein: MHDVVSARHVGGYALDITFDNGRHGVVDFTEYLTRGVFTKLQHPDFFKRFFIDRETKTLCWPDEIDIDPDTLYHKATGERLPEWMSNTDD; the protein is encoded by the coding sequence ATGCACGATGTCGTCTCAGCAAGGCATGTCGGCGGATATGCACTCGATATAACGTTCGATAACGGCAGGCATGGCGTTGTGGATTTCACCGAATACCTGACACGCGGCGTGTTCACCAAATTACAGCATCCGGATTTTTTTAAGCGATTCTTCATTGATCGGGAAACGAAAACCCTTTGCTGGCCGGATGAGATCGACATCGACCCCGACACGCTCTACCACAAAGCGACCGGTGAACGTCTGCCGGAATGGATGTCCAACACCGACGATTGA